The Meiothermus ruber DSM 1279 genome includes the window CGCCCTGTTTTTCCTAGAAGGCTGGGTTCAGCGAGAAGCCGCTCGAGGCCGGTAGGCGCGAGCCCTGGGTTAACTGACGGCCAACTCATAGTTCGTTGAAGTGCCTCGTCTATCGCTCGAGGCCGGTAGGGCGCGAGCTTGGGGAAGTTATGAGGCTTTCATTCATAAGCTGAGCAAGCCTCGTCTATCGCTCGAGGCCGGTAGGCGCGAGCCCTGGGTTAACTGACGGCCAACTCATAGTTCGTTGAAGTGCCTCGTCTATCGCTCGAGGCCGGTAGGGCGCGAGCTTGGGGAAGTTATGAGGCTTTCATTCATAAGCTGAGCAAGCCTCGTCTATCGCTCGAGGCCGGTAGGCGCGAGCCCTGGATTAGCTAACGGCAAGCTCATATTGTGTCGAGATGCCTCGTCTTGCGCTCGAGAAGATTTATCGCATCAGGCTTTCTCAAACATGCTGAAGTTGGTGAAGATGATGCGGTTGTCGCGGGCGAAGAAATTGCCAAGACGGGCGTGTCCGGCGGCCACGGCGGTGGGTTTGGCAATCATAATCACGGGCAGGTTCTGCGCAAAGAGAAGCTGCCAGCGATCGTAGAGGCGTTTGCGCTCGTTCTGGTCGCCGAGCTGCTCGGCCTGGCGGAAGATCTCCCAGATGTTTTTCTCCCAGGGGAACATCTGGTCGAACTTGGGCTCGCTGCTGCCCCGGTCGGGCCAGACTGAGCGGTGCCAGTAGTTGAGCTGGCCGCCCGGCTGCCAGATGTCCTTGCGCAACTGCGGGTCGGGCTGGTCGCCGTAGGCCATCAGGATGCTTTCGAAGTTGCCGCCGGTGGCGGTTGCCAGCAAGGTGCCCTGCTGGATGCCTTGCAGGTTGAGCTTGACCCCAATCTGGCGCAGGTCGTTTTGCAGGATGGCCGCAATGGCCGCAAAGGGGGCCGAGTCGGAGGCGTAGGTAAAGGCAAACTCGAGAACCCTTCCGCTGGGCAGCCGTCGTTGCCCGTCGCTGCCGCGCCGCAGCCCCAGCGAGTCCAGCAGGCCCGCCGCGCGCTCGAGGCTAAACTCCCCCAGGTAGCTGCGGGTGTCGTAGTACCAGAAGGTGCCCGGCGCCACCCCATGCCCCGGCAAGACTGCCAGGCCGTTGTACACATCCTCGATAATGCGCTTGCGGTTGACCGCAAACTGCATGGCCTTGCGGAAGGTCAGGTTGCGGAAAAACTCGCGCAGCTCGGGGTTGGGGACGTCGAAGTTGAACCCCCAGTGGGGGGGCGAGGTGTAGATGGTGCTGCCGCTCAGCACGCGGATTTTGGCTCCCCCCACCTCGAGGCGCTTGAGCTCGGGGAACTGGGCCCCGGTGATGGGCACCTGGTCGAGGTTGCCGGCCCGGAACTGGGCGATCTGCACGTTGGGGTCACGGATAATCAGGTACTCGAGGCGGTCGAAGTAGGGCAGTGGGTTGCCCTGGGGGTCGCGCCGCCAGGAGTTGGGGTTGCGCACCAGGGTGACTTTCTGGTCGGGCACGTAACTTTGCAGGATAAAAGGCCCGGTGCCCACAATCTCCTTGGGGTCGGTGTTGGTGGCCCAGATCCGGCTGAAGCCGCCGGGGTCTTCCTTGGGCTTGAACTGGGCCAGTTTGTGCCGCGGCAGGATGGGCGAGAAGGTCAGGGCTTGCAGCACCGCCCCGTAGGGCTTGCTCGAGATCACCCGGAAGGTGAGGTCGTCGACCTTCTCGA containing:
- a CDS encoding ABC transporter substrate-binding protein — protein: MNRRRFLRQAALGLGAGVLTPGLWARGLAQGGAANVPANLFQEIGRRGGTLTLPLGSTPQSWNYFAVIDNFAYTVLNNVFDRLMQLDQISFELVGVLAESWSISKDARTTTVKLRSGIKWSDGTPFTADDVLFTFTEVASNTNLRANQAATLTVAGVPLRFEKVDDLTFRVISSKPYGAVLQALTFSPILPRHKLAQFKPKEDPGGFSRIWATNTDPKEIVGTGPFILQSYVPDQKVTLVRNPNSWRRDPQGNPLPYFDRLEYLIIRDPNVQIAQFRAGNLDQVPITGAQFPELKRLEVGGAKIRVLSGSTIYTSPPHWGFNFDVPNPELREFFRNLTFRKAMQFAVNRKRIIEDVYNGLAVLPGHGVAPGTFWYYDTRSYLGEFSLERAAGLLDSLGLRRGSDGQRRLPSGRVLEFAFTYASDSAPFAAIAAILQNDLRQIGVKLNLQGIQQGTLLATATGGNFESILMAYGDQPDPQLRKDIWQPGGQLNYWHRSVWPDRGSSEPKFDQMFPWEKNIWEIFRQAEQLGDQNERKRLYDRWQLLFAQNLPVIMIAKPTAVAAGHARLGNFFARDNRIIFTNFSMFEKA